In Monomorium pharaonis isolate MP-MQ-018 unplaced genomic scaffold, ASM1337386v2 scaffold_197, whole genome shotgun sequence, a single genomic region encodes these proteins:
- the LOC118644068 gene encoding cAMP-regulated phosphoprotein 21-like encodes MARLEIPSIVVYKGSRSQDRPESPTVVVRGGMPSLPSSRQGLAVSGSGGGASLQDASESDMIDGNANPNVGTTSVPNSLHRPAPSCPPPVKSDTESKNFRNRTNPKLKLLLRSHAMRESTSPPREPHGGNGSPSPHSPQSADGEKKIVCSLSPNSTGTKLNNNESMFNSNLCSAQSPKQMRNTATSPTCRTPSRNGQSSPSQVHSPKSITSPTNGNKLENHRSKCANANIIQKCNNCVKNNQNERPGLLQTPISPTRSGQPLQHSPKSTNLAPCGQNNQHKSEQRRPNTLNIYNNQCSAQCGNSLSVSRPGSRHKLRHQNSSQGYCSYDSASPCLSRDSSTELYTDSSGIDLEQFIAETINRNQKDRSVLLRIEKDLIEFAKDRQKVSHKFPNMSSYNRMLVHRVAAYFGMEHNVDQSGLCVIVTRTKNMRIPDIRFKEHIRDDLILSEEPRRSILKRDSNSFEDSFNFKSPDRMSNDCCRRSKSFEEREEEYERARRRIFKDNSGESSEMTSWPWSSTESSDASARTPRLLHLDHLVRSNRLLKGESFDGRDSFRGAVLRPSVSKSFSFGGYTKGMLSRGDSVTSTHSAGARLMKQDSGASMCSRLSPSHSSSGYKSQSQRSDATISPSPSPSPVPAGMTCSHTQVSSQDLVSPESGGQTVIWAVTNLSSVPAGSIIINPQTNQPYTNPDGSIYHYDPDNPPKFFTTENETSAALSTNKQQQQQQQQQPQQQQQQQQQHTELPSEPSKTTNGNLKNDSRKQKSPQSRINVTTSQGAQVTNTATSPSLPFTPPPPSLPLSTSTPQNPSIPQQQHHHHHHHHQQQQQQQQQQQAQQQQPPPPTQTQPQQQSLVKSSTTLPMFSHTNQTAQQSYATYVPTSEPYNQGVYPPPMGQPTVMMAPHPTQGQAVQNGGQGDVFNQNQVYTNYAVPMHQGPIPQSGDMAELSGYFLGMNIYDQRGSGDSHSTPSHSAYPPPPPSANQTVQNVQSIQPNYWQPPPNQIPSQQTMYFVPPPGTAISVGQNPGDRQQ; translated from the exons TACCGAGCATAGTGGTGTATAAAGGAAGCAGGTCGCAGGACCGACCTGAGAGTCCCACGGTGGTGGTGCGAGGAGGAATGCCCTCACTGCCGTCCTCCAGGCAAGGCCTCGCCGTAAGTGGCTCCGGTGGTGGTGCATCTCTCCAGGACGCCTCGGAGTCGGATATGATAGACGGGAATGCCAACCCCAACGTCGGCACCACCTCCGTACCGAACTCTCTCCACCGTCCCGCGCCCTCCTGCCCGCCGCCCGTCAAATCGGACACTGAAAGCAAAAACTTTCGCAATCGG ACGAATCCGAAATTGAAGCTGTTACTTAGAAGCCATGCCATGAGAGAATCGACGTCTCCGCCGCGGGAACCGCACGGCGGCAACGGTTCACCGTCGCCGCACAGTCCGCAATCAGCGGACGGTGAAAAGAAGATCGTGTGTAGTCTCTCGCCCAACTCTACCGGCACCAAGCTCAACAACAACGAGTCCATGTTCAACAGCAATCTTTGCTCTGCTCAATCCCCCAAACAGATGCGCAACACGGCGACCTCGCCGACCTGTCGAACACCTTCGCGAAATG GTCAATCTAGTCCCTCTCAGGTACACTCACCAAAGAGTATCACTTCTCCGACCAATGGCAATAAATTGGAGAACCATCGTTCCAAATGCGCTAATGCGAATATCATTCAAAAATGCAATAACTGTGTGAAGAACAATCAGAACGAACGACCGGGTCTACTGCAGACTCCGATATCACCCACTAGATCCGGTCAACCGTTGCAGCACTCACCGAAAAGCACTAATCTTGCTCCGTGCGGCCAAAATAACCAGCACAAATCCGAACAACGAAGGCCGAAcacgttaaatatttataacaatcaaTGTTCGGCACAATGCGGTAACTCGCTCTCGGTGAGCAGACCCGGATCTAGGCACAAGCTAAGACATCAGAATTCGTCCCAGGGTTACTGCAGCTACGACAGCGCGTCGCCATGCCTCTCGCGTG ATAGTAGCACGGAGCTGTATACGGACAGCAGCGGAATAGATCTCGAGCAGTTTATTGCGGAGACTATAAACCGCAATCAAAAAGATCGCTCAGTATTGCTGAGGATCGAGAAGGATTTAATCGAGTTCGCGAAGGACCGACAGAAGGTCTCCCATAAGTTCCCAAACATGTCGTCGTACAACAGGATGCTAGTGCATCGAGTAGCAGCTTACTTCGGGATGGAGCACAACGTGGATCAATCTGGTCTGTGCGTCATCGTCACGCGGACGAAAAACATGCGAATACCGGACATTCGCTTCAAGGAACACATCAGGGACGATCTGATCTTGTCAGAAGAACCGCGGAGAAGCATCTTGAAACGGGATTCGAACTCGTTCGAGGATAGTTTTAACTTCAAGTCGCCTGACAGAATGTCGAACGATTGCTGTCGGCGCAGCAAAAGTTTTGaggagagggaggaagagTACGAACGCGCCAGACGAAGGATATTTAAGGATAACAGTGGTGAAAGTAGTGAAATGACTTCCTGGCCGTGGTCCTCGACAGAGAGCTCGGATGCCTCGGCAAGAACGCCTCGCTTGCTACATTTGGATCACCTAGTCAG ATCAAATCGACTTCTGAAGGGCGAGTCCTTTGACGGAAGAGATTCGTTCCGCGGCGCGGTGTTGCGCCCATCCGTTTCTAAGTCATTCAGTTTCGGTGGATATACTAAAGGCATGCTGTCGAGAGGGGATAGTGTCACGTCCACACATAGCGCGGGAGCTCGCCTCATGAAGCAAG ATTCGGGGGCGAGTATGTGTTCACGCTTAAGTCCAAGCCACTCGAGCAGCGGCTACAAATCGCAGAGCCAGCGCAGTGATGCAACGATATCACCGTCTCCATCACCTTCCCCCGTACCCGCTGGCATGACGTGTAGCCATACTCAAGTATCTAGTCAGGATTTAGTCTCACCAGAGTCAGGCGGCCAAACAGTTATATGGGCAGTTACTAATTTGTCCAGTGTGCCAGCCGGCAGCATAATAATAAACCCGCAGACCAATCAGCCGTATACGAACCCGGACGGCTCGATTTATCATTACGATCCAGATAATCCGCCAAAGTTCTTTACCACGGAGAATGAAACTAGCGCGGCCTTATCCACTAAcaagcagcaacagcagcaacaacaacagcagccgcagcaacagcagcagcaacagcagcagcataCGGAATTGCCCTCTGAACCGTCCAAGACGACAAATGGCAATCTCAAGAACGATAGCAGAAAGCAGAAGTCCCCACAGTCGAGGATCAATGTTACGACTTCTCAAGGGGCTCAAGTAACAAACACAGCGACGTCGCCGAGTCTGCCGTTCACTCCGCCGCCACCATCGCTACCTCTTTCTACTTCTACTCCGCAAAACCCATCCATTCCGCAACAGCagcaccaccaccaccaccatcatcatcaacaacaacaacaacaacagcaacaacaacaggCGCAACAACAGCAGCCGCCACCACCAACACAAACGCAGCCACAACAGCAAAGTCTAGTCAAATCGTCAACGACGTTACCGATGTTTAGTCATACTAACCAAACAGCTCAACAATCGTACGCGACCTACGTACCTACCTCAGAACCATATAATCAGGGTGTCTATCCGCCCCCTATGGGGCAACCAACTGTGATGATGGCGCCTCATCCGACTCAGGGTCAAGCCGTGCAAAATGGCGGTCAGGGGGACGTCTTTAACCAGAATCAGGTTTACACCAATTACGCGGTACCTATGCATCAAGGACCAATACCACAGTCAGGG GATATGGCCGAGTTGTCCGGATATTTCTTAGGGATGAACATTTACGATCAACGTGGTAGCGGGGACAGCCACTCCACACCTTCACATTCCGCGTATCCACCACCGCCGCCCTCTGCGAACCAGACCGTGCAAAATGTGCAGTCGATTCAACCGAATTATTGGCAACCACCGCCGAATCAAATACCG tctcAGCAGACTATGTACTTCGTGCCTCCACCAGGAACGGCGATCTCTGTCGGTCAGAATCCGGGAGACAGGCAGCAG